tcttcaaaaggttcagacaatctggagaaatcactgcccgtaagtgatgatattacggaccgtagatccctcaggcggtactgcaactaaaacagacatcagtgtgtaaaggatatcaccacatgggcccaggaacacttcataaaaccactgtcagtaactacagttggctgCTACATTtctaactgcaagttaaaactctacaatgcaaagcaaaacccatttatcaacaccaccaaggaacgccgctggcttcgctgggcccgagctcatctaagatggactgatgcaaagtggaaaggtgttctatggTCAAACAgagccacatttcaaattatatttgtaaactgtggacgtggtgtcatctggaacacagaggaaaataattatccggattgtaataggcgcgaagttcaaaagccaacatctgtgatggtatgggggtgtatctgtgaaggcaccattaatgctgaatggtccatacaggttttggagcaacatatgttgtcatccaagcaacgttatcatggacacccctgcttatttcagcaagacaatgccaagccacgtgttacaacagcgtggttttgtagtaaaagagtgtggctactttcctggcccgcctgggaaagaattcccctttcaaagcttcaacaattagtttcctcagttcccaaacgtttattgagtgttgttaaaagaaaaggtgatgtcacacagtgctgaACATGCTCTTTACCAACTACttcagcacgtgttgcagccatgaaattctaagttaattattatttgcaaaaaaaataaagtttatgagtttgaacctcaaatatcttgtttttgtagtgcattcaactgaatatgggttgaaaattatttgcaaatcattgtattccgtttatatttacatctaacacaatttcccaactcataatcGTCTCGATCACTGtaccgtattattttcgggtctccccatgtctagcattaaaagattacagttggtacaaaatgcggctgctggacttttgacaagaacaagaaagtttgatcatattacgcctatactggctcacctgcactggcttcctgtgcacttaagatgtgactttaatgttttactacttatgtataaaatactacacggtctagctccatcctatcttgccgattgtattctaccatatgtcccggcaagaaatctgcgatcaaaagactccggctttttagtgattccgaaagcccaaaaaaagtctgcgggctatagagcgttttccgttcgggctccagtactctggaatgccctcccagtaacagttcaagatgccacctcagtagaagcatttaagtctcaccttaaaactcatttgtatactctagccgttaaatagacctcctttctagaccagttgatctgccgcttcttttctttttctcctctgtccccccctctcttgtggagggggtccggtctgatgaccatggatgaagtactggcggtccagagtcgaaacccaggatggaccggtcgtcgggacccaggatggaccgctcgcctgtgtatcagttggggacatctctatgctgctgatccgcctccgcctgggatgatttcctgtggatgggactcccgctgctgtcttggatccgctttgaactgaactctcgcggctgtgttggagccactatggattgaactttcacaatatcatgttagacccgctcgacatccattgctttccgtcccctagagggggagggttgcccacatttgaggtcctctccaaggtttctcatagtcatcattgtcactggcgtcccactgggtgtgagttttctttgcccttatgtgggttcttccgaggatgtcgtagtcgtagtggtttgtacagtcctttgagacatttgtgatttagggctatataaataaacattgattgattgattgatatggaaacggggtttgtagtaagtCCTTCTgccatttggggccctatttacTCAAATTATAACTGCTATTTTTTTAACAGACTGTAATTCTGGTATGTTACTGTGCCTTTTCTATGAAAACCAAATTACTTTTATCATTGCCggctgaaaaaaaagaaaatattgtttTGGTCTAATTTTGCCCCTAACCATCAGATGGAGCCTTAAAACCATGAGcataaaattaaattaattttatTTGGGATAGCCCCTAGAGATGCAGCATCTTGTTTTCAAGGGGCTCCCTTAATtctcagagctttgatgagcgtaaATGATGAACTGCCATTAAATCTTGAGTTACCGATAACAATGCAGATATACGGTATATACAATCATAGTGTGGACTCAAGAAACTCAACCAAGTCCGGCCTGCTTTCTCTCTCGTTAATTCTGTCTGaacatggaaatgtataagaaacaaaaaaacaatgaaagtgtgaaCTGTACGTGGCTTGtctatatgcattttcatgaaaggaatacaaaGACATGACGGTGATGATGAGTTCTAGCCTAGTAGGTGCtgtaaaattaatattttttgtctACTGCATCAAATCATTGTCATCAGGAAttgttgacatatttaaggctgtGATTACCCAACCTCAAACATCCCACTTTGcaacttatttttataaatattgcATAATTGCATGTttccattgtaaaaaaaaaaaacagttgttatttttaacaaaaggccatacaacataaaaaaaacttttaaaaaactaataaaaacttAATATCAATACATAGATCTGAATTTGTTGAAAGATTTCAagctttgaaagtaaaaaaaaaaatgaacacacCTAAAGATATCCATTCTCTTCTCCCTGTTTTGGCCCTGCGCCTCCACTGCAACAACTATGCTGTTGTCACGTGTTACAACCCCTGCTGTGATCTGACCAAAGCCTCCACATCCTTTCAGAGGAGAAGGTATGTAGTAAGTTCCTCTGCCATTGGGGGCAAAGCAAAAGCTGAGATCCGCGAGTCCGCCACGTCGTGCAGGCACTCCATCTTTGTCCACCCCTCCCAGGCAGAGCAGGATGTCGGTGGTCTCCATCCCATAACGGAGAGCTGGTCGAGGTGGAGTCGGAGCCTCACAGAGACCTGAAGTCTGGAGGGCAGCATTGATCATTGCAATGCACTCAAAGTCCTGCAGCAAAACCTGCATATGTCATTCACACATATGAACATGTAATCATGCTGTTCCAACCACGTGATAAATGCTGATTCAAGTTTACCCTCCTCTATTCCCACCGGGTTTCTTCTCCTGGCTCTCCGTAGCACCACAGGGTCCACAAGCTCCAGGCGGACATGCCTTAGTAACTCCACAGCCTGAGCTTCACTCTGCAAGTTCCCACACCGCCTCTCCACCCAACGCAACACTAGTTCCAGCACCACCTCCTCCTGGGAAATGTTGAGGTCGTCTGAAGCTAGTAGATCTGCCAGTCTGTCAGCATCTAGCTCGAGGATTTCTTCCTCCTCACAAACCTGGGCGCAAAATCCTGATTGGTTCAGTTTCTGTCTGTAAGCCATTATTGTAACTACTGTACCCCATTCAGAAGCCTCACCTGTGCAAAGTGTTGGCAGAGGTATCGAAAAGCACAGTCAGCTAaaccagtggcccccaggtctcTGGCCCAGTGGTACAAACCAACACAGTTGGAAACATCCATACTGGCCTCCATGTGGTTTTGACACAACCTGAGGTCGTACAAACAACGGACATGTGTTACGGTGTGTGTTGCAGAGACAGTAGAGGGCATActggtaaaaatgtatttaataaacaaaactagtGCAGGTAGGGATTGCACAGAAAAGCCAAACATAGTGCAACAAGGAAGAACATGCACAAAAGGGAAAACATGAGGCATAGGAAGCAAAAAGATCAAGCAGTGATCCCAAATGAAGGCTTAagaagcatcctgattggcaactaGGTACAGGTGAGGGGGCCAGCGCTCAGATTACAGTAGTGATGGCAAATGGAACCAAACAAAAAGTGGAATGAAAAATAAGAGTGCTGGAgaggaaataatacaaaataaatgaaaCAAATAACTGTCTTATGAGATCACAGCGTGTAAACTTTTCATGCTGAATGTCCCACACATCGATGGAGCAATAGTTGTATCAGACACTCATGTTTTTGTTTGACCTGTTCCTACCTGAAGGCTCCATCTATATGAAGCAGGAAGGCAGCAGCAGACACTGCCTGGATGTTGTCGTTGGACAGGGGGAGCTCTGCACGGTACATGTAACCAAGGAGAAGGCCCAGGCTGTGAGCAGGGGTGTCTCTCAGGGGTATCTCACCCCCCCTCGTTTCTTTCAAACCACATGTAAACATGGCCTGGACAAAGATAGAAAGAGGTAAAGGAGGGATCCCCAAACTTTTGATTCGGGGCCACATTGAGTTAAGAGAATTTGGCCGGGAGGGCCAGgctatttgtatatgtatattttgtcTTTTCCCCACTTGTCCCcataatttccccctctgtcttcgcttttgttcttcttctttctatcccctcctgctccagaCAAActtgggttgtcccgataccaatattggtaCCGGTAACGGTACAAAAATGTAGTTCGATACTCAGTGTTAttattgatacttttctaaacaaatgggaccacaaaaaaggcattattggctttatcttaacaaaaaaatcttacagcCTATTAATCATATATTCCtttttgcaatcaaagaacaattttgtccttaaatataatagtgaacataccggacgtgtcttttagtagtaagcaaacaaaggctcctaatttggcttctgacatatgcagtaacatattgtgtcatttcttattcgtttattttgtgaaaatgatgatggacaagcggttgaaaatgcaTTCTTAATCTACCTGTTCATATATGgttaatatctgctc
The DNA window shown above is from Nerophis ophidion isolate RoL-2023_Sa linkage group LG06, RoL_Noph_v1.0, whole genome shotgun sequence and carries:
- the LOC133555019 gene encoding kelch repeat and BTB domain-containing protein 12-like isoform X1; the encoded protein is MDPPLAEHCARLLRQLEKMRAAEELTDVVLLADGIPFSCHKVVLSAFSPYFQAMFTCGLKETRGGEIPLRDTPAHSLGLLLGYMYRAELPLSNDNIQAVSAAAFLLHIDGAFRLCQNHMEASMDVSNCVGLYHWARDLGATGLADCAFRYLCQHFAQVCEEEEILELDADRLADLLASDDLNISQEEVVLELVLRWVERRCGNLQSEAQAVELLRHVRLELVDPVVLRRARRRNPVLLQDFECIAMINAALQTSGLCEAPTPPRPALRYGMETTDILLCLGGVDKDGVPARRGGLADLSFCFAPNGRGTYYIPSPLKGCGGFGQITAGVVTRDNSIVVAVEAQGQNREKRMDIFRYDPAEESCWVELCSPAHRDMFALGMLGNALYMIGGRMKVHHHYIITDSVVRWSLKRGGSWLSFAPLPLPLACHCTVSLKEHLYVLGGWTPQNLPDEEPDKLSNRVFQFDPGKDRWTECARMKYSRYRCGTAVLNGEIYILGGIGCDGEDRGQSRSCLNSVEIYNPETDSWRPGPTLPTSLLSLRNYTSNVGAVHGKLYLCGYYKGASRHEIITKEILELDPTENAWAVVERRAAMQDSYDV
- the LOC133555019 gene encoding kelch repeat and BTB domain-containing protein 12-like isoform X3, producing the protein MFTCGLKETRGGEIPLRDTPAHSLGLLLGYMYRAELPLSNDNIQAVSAAAFLLHIDGAFRLCQNHMEASMDVSNCVGLYHWARDLGATGLADCAFRYLCQHFAQVCEEEEILELDADRLADLLASDDLNISQEEVVLELVLRWVERRCGNLQSEAQAVELLRHVRLELVDPVVLRRARRRNPVLLQDFECIAMINAALQTSGLCEAPTPPRPALRYGMETTDILLCLGGVDKDGVPARRGGLADLSFCFAPNGRGTYYIPSPLKGCGGFGQITAGVVTRDNSIVVAVEAQGQNREKRMDIFRYDPAEESCWVELCSPAHRDMFALGMLGNALYMIGGRMKVHHHYIITDSVVRWSLKRGGSWLSFAPLPLPLACHCTVSLKEHLYVLGGWTPQNLPDEEPDKLSNRVFQFDPGKDRWTECARMKYSRYRCGTAVLNGEIYILGGIGCDGEDRGQSRSCLNSVEIYNPETDSWRPGPTLPTSLLSLRNYTSNVGAVHGKLYLCGYYKGASRHEIITKEILELDPTENAWAVVERRAAMQDSYDV